CTGGCGGCCCACATTGGCATGGACCGCGCGCTGTCTTACGGGCTGAAATACCCTACCGGCTTCAAACACACGCACATGCAAAGGGTGTAGCAGCCCTGTAAAACGGGACAGGCCATGTCCGGTCCACGGGTCGACGGCCGCCCAGGCGTTTTTATTCTCGGACGCCGCTCAGGCTTCTGATATACTCTGCTTTTTACCGAACTCCGAGGCACCGATGACTTCACGGCCCTCATACATGGCCCGCAACCAGAGTTCGCAGCCCGCCTACCTCGCCGCCCTTGAAGAGCATGGGATCGCCGCGCTCGTCGTCGCCGGCAAAGAGGACCTGGACGCGCTGAAGGCTGACGACCCCCAGGACGTTGTCCTTATCGATGCCGAGGCGATGCCTCGCGCGGAGCTGAAGGCCTGCGCCCGCCGCTGCGCCCAGCTCGAGGTCCCCGCCATCGCCATGGTGCCCGAAAGGATGGTCGCGTCACTCGACACCGCCCTTGAGGTCAAGGACTTCATCGTGAGCCCGCCCAGGCCCGAGGAGATGGTCAAGCGCGTCCTCAGGGCCACGGACAGGCCGAAGCCGGAGTCCGGCGGCGAGACAATCAAGGTCGGCGACCTCATAATCAACCCCACCAACTACGAGGTCAGCCTCCGCGGCCGCAGCGTCAACCTCCGATTCAAGGAATACGAGCTGCTGCACCTCATGGCCACCAACCCCGGCCGCGTCTTCACCCGCGAGATGCTCCTGGAGCGCATCTGGGGCTACGACTACCTGGGCGGCACACGCACGGTGGACGTACACGTCCGCCGACTCCGCAGCAAGATTGAGGACGCGGACAACCCCCTCATCGAGACCGTCTGGAACGTGGGCTACCGCTTCAAGGATGCCAGGCGCGCCACCTGAAGCGCGCCCGGCCGCTGGTCTGCTAAGATGAATTCCACGTCCCCTTTTGAGTATTCGGAGCGACTGAGATGCAGACCCTCCCCGCCATCCCGATGGGCGTCACCCCCTACGCCGAGGCATGGGACCTCCAGAGGCGGCTGCACGCCCGCGTCGTCGAGGGAACGCTGCCGGGCGCAATGCTGCTGCTCCAGCACCCGCACGTCTTCACCATCGGCCGCAGGGGTAAGCCGTTCCACGTCCTTGCAAACGAGGCGCAGCTCCGAGAGCTCGGCGTGGAGGTGCACGAGATCGACCGCGGCGGCGAGGTCACCTACCACGGCCCCGGCCAGCTCGTCGGCTACCCAATCATCGACGTCCGCAAGGCCGGCGGCCCGCTCACGTACGTCCGCTCGCTGGAGCAGGCGATAATCGCCACGCTGGCAGACTTCGGCATCGCCGCGGAGAGCGCGGGCGGCCCCACGGGCGTGTGGGTGGGCGAGGCCAAGATCGCCGCCATCGGCGTAAAGGTCGGGCGCGGCGTCTCCACGCACGGCTTCGCCCTCAACGTAACCACGGTCCTCTCCTACTTCAGCCACATCGTCCCCTGCGGCATGCCGGACGCCCCCGTGACCTCCATTGCCTCCCTCAAGCCGCGATTCGGCACGATGGACGCGGTTATTTCCTCCTTCTGCCGCCGATTCGGCGAGGTCGCCGGCTACGACATCGAGTTCACCACGCTCGACGCTATAGAGCCGCGCAGCGCCGCCCTGGACGCCGCGGGATGAACGTGGCCCGCCTGCTATTCCGGGCGGCGCTGGGCACACGCCTGCCGGTGACGTCCGGCGCAATCTCCGTATCCGGCCTGAGCGGCGAGGTCCGCGTGCGCCGCGACAGCTACGGCATTCCCTACATTGAGGCAGAGACCGATGACGACGCCTGGTACGGCGTCGGCTTCTGCCAGGGGCAAGACCGGGCGTTCAAGCTGGAGGGGCTGCTGCGCGTCGCCAACGGCACACTCTCGGATATGGTGGGCCCGCAGGGGCTGCCCGTAGACCGCCTCTCCCGCCGCATCGGCTTCCGCCGCAGCGCGGCCGCCCAGCTCGCCGCCTTCTCGCCGGAGGTGCGCTCGAAGGTCGCCGCATTCGCCCGCGGCGTCACCGACGGCGCGCGCCTGGGGGCAAAGAGGCCGGCGCACGAGTTCGCGCTGGTCCGCTCCCTACCCTCTCCGTTCGCGGCGGAGGATATCGTCGCCATCTATCTTCTCCAGTGCTTCGCCCTCGCGGCAAACTGGGACCTGGAGCTCGCGCGCCTTCGCATACTCAAGGAGGACGGCCCGGAAGCGCTCCTTGCGCTGGACCCGGCCTACCCCGCCGACCACCCGGTAACATCGCCCCCCGGCGCGGTCGCCGGCGAGACGATAGGCAGACTTGAGGCCGATCTCAAAGCATACGCCGAGCTCGTCGGCACGGGCGGCGCGTCCAACAACTGGGCTATCTCCCCTGCTCGCACGTCCTCCGGCGAGGCCGTGCTGGCCAACGATCCCCACCTGCTGCCGGTGCTACCCCCGCACTGGTACCTGGCGCACGTCCGAACTCCCAGGTGGGCCATGTGCGGCGCGCTCCTCACGGGCCTCCCAGTCTTCGCCATCGGCCACAACGGACACGTGGCCTGGGGCGTGACGCTGGGGCTGGCGGACAACACGGACCTGTTCATTGAGGAGGTGGGGCCGGACGGCGCAAGCGTCCGCGAAGGCGACCGCTTCGCACCGTGCCGGGTCGCGCGGGAGACCATCATGGTGAAGGGCCAGGCCGAGGTGCTTGAAGAGGTGCTGATCACCCCTCGCGGCCCCGTGGTGGGACCGGCGATTATGCCGGATGCCGGCGCGCTGTCCCTGAAGGCGTTGTGGCTCCAGGCCGCCCCGGTCAACGGCTTTCTCGGCGCTCACCAGGCCCGGACAGCGCGCGAGTTCAGGGAGCTATTCCGGGACTGGCCGCACCTCTCGTTAAACGTCGTGTTCGCCGATGACAAGGGCGCAATCGGTTGGCAGCTCGCGGGGGCTGTTCCGGCGCGCCGCAAGGGGCACGGCACAATGCCCCAGGCGGGGTGGGACGCGGGCGCGGGGTGGGAAAGCGACCCGGTGGACTTCGACCGCATGCCGTACCTCCTGGACCCGCCGGAGGGCTTTGTAGCCACTGCAAACAACCAGCCGCAGCCCTCGGCCGCTGAGCCCTTTCTCGGCATCGACTGGATTGAGGGATACCGGATCGCCCGCATCCGGCAAATACTGGAGTCGCGCACAGGGTGGGATGTAAGTGCGGCCATGCAGGCGCAGATGGACCGCGTTTCGTTACCATGGGGCGAAATCAAGGAGCACGTTCTCGCCGCGCCGGTATCCACCCCGCGTGCCAGGAGGGCGGTATCTGTCCTGCGAACATGGGACGGCGTGGTCTCTGCAGACTCCCCGGGTGCGGCAGTATTCGAATTGTTCCTGGCGGAGATGACGGCCCGGACGGCGACGGCAAAGGCGCCCCGGACATGGAAGCGCGCGCTGGGAAAGGGCGATTCCGCCGTTGTCCCATGGTCGATCTTCTCCGCGCGGCGCGTCGGCCACCTTGCGAAGCTCCTGAAAACGCAGCCGACCGGCTGGTTCGACCGCACGTGGCCCCAGGAGGTCGCCGAGGCGCTCGAGGCAGTGACCGTCCGTCTGGAGGCGACGCATGGGCCGGACCCCTCCGGCTGGGCGTGGGGCCGCGTTCGCCGCCTGACGCTGCGGCACCCGGTGGGCGAACGGGCTGGCCTGGGGCGCGTCTTCAACCTGGGGCCGTTCCCTATACCCGGTGACACCAACACGGTCGCCCAGGCGGCCGTCGACCCTATAGACCCTGCCGCCAACCCGATCGTTGTCCCATCGCTAAGAATGGCCGTGGAGGTGGGCAACTGGGAGAGTTGCCGCTTCTCCATGCCGGGCGGCCAGTCCGGGAATCCCCTCTCCCCGCACTACTCGGACCTGCTCGAATTCTGGAAAAAAGGGGAGGGCGTTCCCATAGCGTGGTCGCCGGAAAATATCGACAGGGCGGCGAAATCTACGCTGGTGCTGTCCCCGGAGGCGTCCTGAGCGTTACATCTATGGCGAATGGTGTCCTGAATACGAATCGTATACTATGAGACTGTGACCTCAGGGCAGGCGGAGCCTCAACAAGAACAGGGCGCCATGGGCTGAAGCTCACTTATGACATCTCTCTCAATGCCTAAACTCGTGCTCAGGCGGCTGGCGGACAAC
This genomic window from SAR202 cluster bacterium contains:
- a CDS encoding response regulator transcription factor — its product is MTSRPSYMARNQSSQPAYLAALEEHGIAALVVAGKEDLDALKADDPQDVVLIDAEAMPRAELKACARRCAQLEVPAIAMVPERMVASLDTALEVKDFIVSPPRPEEMVKRVLRATDRPKPESGGETIKVGDLIINPTNYEVSLRGRSVNLRFKEYELLHLMATNPGRVFTREMLLERIWGYDYLGGTRTVDVHVRRLRSKIEDADNPLIETVWNVGYRFKDARRAT
- the lipB gene encoding lipoyl(octanoyl) transferase LipB, which codes for MQTLPAIPMGVTPYAEAWDLQRRLHARVVEGTLPGAMLLLQHPHVFTIGRRGKPFHVLANEAQLRELGVEVHEIDRGGEVTYHGPGQLVGYPIIDVRKAGGPLTYVRSLEQAIIATLADFGIAAESAGGPTGVWVGEAKIAAIGVKVGRGVSTHGFALNVTTVLSYFSHIVPCGMPDAPVTSIASLKPRFGTMDAVISSFCRRFGEVAGYDIEFTTLDAIEPRSAALDAAG
- a CDS encoding penicillin acylase family protein; this translates as MNVARLLFRAALGTRLPVTSGAISVSGLSGEVRVRRDSYGIPYIEAETDDDAWYGVGFCQGQDRAFKLEGLLRVANGTLSDMVGPQGLPVDRLSRRIGFRRSAAAQLAAFSPEVRSKVAAFARGVTDGARLGAKRPAHEFALVRSLPSPFAAEDIVAIYLLQCFALAANWDLELARLRILKEDGPEALLALDPAYPADHPVTSPPGAVAGETIGRLEADLKAYAELVGTGGASNNWAISPARTSSGEAVLANDPHLLPVLPPHWYLAHVRTPRWAMCGALLTGLPVFAIGHNGHVAWGVTLGLADNTDLFIEEVGPDGASVREGDRFAPCRVARETIMVKGQAEVLEEVLITPRGPVVGPAIMPDAGALSLKALWLQAAPVNGFLGAHQARTAREFRELFRDWPHLSLNVVFADDKGAIGWQLAGAVPARRKGHGTMPQAGWDAGAGWESDPVDFDRMPYLLDPPEGFVATANNQPQPSAAEPFLGIDWIEGYRIARIRQILESRTGWDVSAAMQAQMDRVSLPWGEIKEHVLAAPVSTPRARRAVSVLRTWDGVVSADSPGAAVFELFLAEMTARTATAKAPRTWKRALGKGDSAVVPWSIFSARRVGHLAKLLKTQPTGWFDRTWPQEVAEALEAVTVRLEATHGPDPSGWAWGRVRRLTLRHPVGERAGLGRVFNLGPFPIPGDTNTVAQAAVDPIDPAANPIVVPSLRMAVEVGNWESCRFSMPGGQSGNPLSPHYSDLLEFWKKGEGVPIAWSPENIDRAAKSTLVLSPEAS